The stretch of DNA ACGCGCTCCAATACCGGCGAGCTCATCCATGACTGCATTTGCTTGCTTGCGTGGGACCATCGCGCGGACTGCTACCCACTCCGGGTCTGCTAATGGGGACACGGTTGGCCCATTGATGCCTGGAGTGACTGCCACCGCTTCGTCGAGAAGCGTGCGGGTGACGTTGTAGTCGAGCATGAGGAAGTTTTGTGCGTGCAAAATTCCTTCGATGCGGCCTAAGAAAACGCGGTGGGCGTCGGTGAGTTCGATTCCCTCCCGGCCCACGACGATTGCTTCCGAGTCGCAGATGACTGGACCGAACGGGACCAGGCCTTGCTTGCGCAGTGTGCGGCCGGTGGAGACGACGTCAGCGATTGCGTCGGCAACTCCGAGTCGGATTGAAATCTCTACTGCCCCATCGAGCCGGATGACTTCGGCCTCAATGCCTCGAGCAGCGAGGTCATCGCGGACCAAATTGGGGTACGAGGTGGCAATGCGCAGGCCGGATAAGCTGTCGATAGTAAATTGAGCTGACTGCGGCGCGGCATAGCGAAACTTCGATGCCCCAAACCCCAGCTTCATCACTTCGGAGACTTTTGCCTTCGCGTCGCCAGCCAGATCCCGACCGGTGATCCCTAAATCCAGGTGACCTTTGGCGACGTAGATGGCGATATCTTTCGGGCGTAGGAAGAAAAACTCCACGCCGTTTGCCTCGTCGAGAACGGTTAGCGCTTTCGTATCTCCACGCTGGGCATAGCCGGCTTCCTTGAGGATTTCTACCGTGGCGTCGGACAGAGCGCCCTTATTTGGGACTGCAACTTTGAGCATGTTTATTCACTGCTTCCTACAGATATTTGTAGACATCTTCCGGAGAAAGCCCCCGGGCGATCATCACGGTTTGGGTCCAGTAGAGCAACTGGGAGATTTCCTCCGCGAGCTCGTCGTCGGATTGGTATTCAGCAGCGATCCACACTTCGCCTGCCTCTTCGATGACTTTCTTGCCCAGATGATGCACGCCCTTATCCAAGGCAGCAACGGTGCCGGAACCTTCTGGACGGGTCTCAGCACGATGGGCAAGTTCTACAAAGAGGGAGTCAAAGTTCTTCACCCAAACTATTGTTGCATAATTTCCACGATATGCGCGTTAATTTTTGCATACCACTGCATTAAATCCACCGGGGTGACCCCCAAAAAGGAGGAACTACCGTGCAGCTGGGCTAGCGGGAGCACTTCTGGAGGTACCACTATCTCCTCGGAAGCTGGCAGACCAACAACCCGGCACCCCGCCGACGCCGCGGCTGCCATGCCGGTGGCCGAGTCCTCAAACACAAGGCATTTCGCGGGTGCCACCCCAAGCCGGGAAGCAGCCGTGGCGTAAATCTCCGGGTCGGGCTTGCCACGGGTCACTTCATCACCGCACAGCGTATCGACGAAGCGTTGCCGGCCAATCGCATCGATGGCCGGGTCGGCCAGCTCACGCGGCGTGTTGGTGACCACCATCATGGGGACTTTGTGCGCCACCAATGCGTCGAGAAGCTCGGCGACCCCAGGGACCAAAGTGAGGTCTGTGGCGAAAAGCTCACTGACCCGCCGGTACATCTGTTGCCGGTGCATCTCTCGCTGTTGTGGAGTGAGTACCACTCCGGCGAATTCCTCGCAGATCCGGATGGTGTTGGCAAAGGTGCCGCCGACGGTGAGCTCCCGAATCGCTGGGGTGAGCCGGCGACCGATCGCCTCGCTCATCTCGTAGGTTGCAATACCCCACAGTGGCTCCGAGTCCACGAGGGTTCCGTCCATGTCCCACAAGATCGCTTCATACACGTCTACCTATCTTAAACGTTAAAGTACGACGCTTCCGGGTGATACAGCACGAAGGCATCGGTGGACTGCTCTGGGTGCAGCTGTAGTTCTTCAGAAAGCTGTACGCCGATGCGGCCGGCATCCAGCAACTCGACCAGCGCTTTGCGGGAATGCAGGTCCGGGCAGGAACCGTAGCCGAATGAGTATCGAGCTCCGGAATAGTCCAGGTCGAAGAACCGACGAGGATCGGTGG from Corynebacterium epidermidicanis encodes:
- the hisG gene encoding ATP phosphoribosyltransferase; translated protein: MLKVAVPNKGALSDATVEILKEAGYAQRGDTKALTVLDEANGVEFFFLRPKDIAIYVAKGHLDLGITGRDLAGDAKAKVSEVMKLGFGASKFRYAAPQSAQFTIDSLSGLRIATSYPNLVRDDLAARGIEAEVIRLDGAVEISIRLGVADAIADVVSTGRTLRKQGLVPFGPVICDSEAIVVGREGIELTDAHRVFLGRIEGILHAQNFLMLDYNVTRTLLDEAVAVTPGINGPTVSPLADPEWVAVRAMVPRKQANAVMDELAGIGARAILASEIRIARM
- a CDS encoding phosphoribosyl-ATP diphosphatase; translation: MKNFDSLFVELAHRAETRPEGSGTVAALDKGVHHLGKKVIEEAGEVWIAAEYQSDDELAEEISQLLYWTQTVMIARGLSPEDVYKYL
- a CDS encoding HAD family hydrolase → MYEAILWDMDGTLVDSEPLWGIATYEMSEAIGRRLTPAIRELTVGGTFANTIRICEEFAGVVLTPQQREMHRQQMYRRVSELFATDLTLVPGVAELLDALVAHKVPMMVVTNTPRELADPAIDAIGRQRFVDTLCGDEVTRGKPDPEIYATAASRLGVAPAKCLVFEDSATGMAAAASAGCRVVGLPASEEIVVPPEVLPLAQLHGSSSFLGVTPVDLMQWYAKINAHIVEIMQQ